In candidate division WOR-3 bacterium, the genomic window TCGTCTATAATCCATTCGGATTGCTGTCCCGCCACGTAGACATCAGGTCTTTGCGCATAGACGGTATTGAATTGGACGTTGATCGTCTCGCCGACGTCATGTCTAACCTCCCCAGGAAGACAGACTCACTGCCGTCAAAGTCGTCTCCGCTGAGAATACAGATCGAGAAGTTCTCGATCGCCAACGGCGGGTTAAGCGTGAGCCTGGGACAAACGTCATTGAATGTGGTGCTCTCTTCGCGTGGCATGGTGCTGCACGATCGCCTGATAGTAGATAGCCTTCATATAGAGACCAAAAGATCGGTTGCCATTCTGAAAGGGGTGGTGCCGTTGGTCAAAGCCGGTGATCTTGACGTGGCCTTTGATATAGATCTGGCAGCAGAGGATCTGGGTGTGCCGGCATTGACCGGAGACTTGACGAGCACGGGCACGATTAAGGGTAAATTCTCTTCACCCATGATAGCGGCCACGACCCGGGTCGGCGCCAGGATTCTAGAGAACAATGTCATGGGCGTCATCGACGTGGCCTGGCATCTTCCTCATTTCGACAGCCTGGAGGTCAAAGGCGATTTGAGATTGAACACCGCCACCCTGCAAAAGGGGATGAGCGGATATGACACATGGGATGCTAAAGTTTTGTTGGAGCGAACACAAGTCTCTGCCGAAGTGCTGTCCCGCTATGGTAATTTGCAGGCACGTGGAATGCTGAAAGGAGAGGTATCACGACCCCAGTTCGAGGGCGCGGTTTCTGGCCGCTTCGATTATCGGGGGTTCAAGCCTTCATTCGAAGGACAGGTATACTACGGCGATGATATTTTGAAATTCACACATTTCAAACTGGCCAGCAGGAGAGTTACGATGGCTTTGGGGGCGCGCTATAATCACAGGACAAAGAGAATCACCGATACGGAACTCTCGATATACTGCAACGATTTGGGCGTGGCGAGAAGTATCATCGATGCACCAGAAGATATATCCGGAGAATTGTGGTTGGATGTTGATGTTTCAGGAACCATTGAGAATCCTGATGTGGTCGCCCGTTTGAGGCTCTCGGAATTGGTGGCTTTCGGCGAAGTGGTGACCTCGGCAAGATTGCATGCTTCGATGAAAAACAATGTTGCGCGCCTCGACTCAGGGACCATCCAGAGTGCGAGGGGTCTCATAGATCTTCAGGGTCACTATGATTTAAGGAGGGAGGACTTCGCCCTACAGTTAAACAGCGACCGGCTCGCCTTCGATGCTCCTGGAGTATTCGGGACCGATACCCTGCTGCTGGGCGGCACGGTCCGTCTGGATGTGGTGTTTTCGGGAGATATCCGGAATCCCCGTGGCCAGGGAGAGATTGCGCTCATTGAAGTCGTCTATGACACCATGCCGCTCGGCACGTATTCTCTCGAGTTCACGCTCGTTGATACCACGGTACGATTATCGCTGGCGAACGAACAAAAAAGTTTGACCCTCGCTGCCGAGGCACTCCTGAATAGTGAACTTCCATTCAACGCCAGCGCAGAAATCAGGCATTTCGTTGTAGACCGGTTTGTCTCGCCGGCTTTCGGCTACGTAACCGCCGGCATGACCGCGAGGGGATATCTTTCTGACCTTGCGCGGACCGCGATTGCGTTGCGGGTCGATACTGTTGAACTAACATTCGAAAACAATAGGTTGCACAATATTGAACCGGTGGTCGTGGATATGGAAGATGGTATGATCAAACTACATGCCTTCACACTTGGTCTTGCCGGACAGACCATCCACCTCCAAGGAATAATGCCGGTCGATTTTGAGACCGCCGCCATGGATATCTCAGGCAAATCGTCAAATATACTACTATCTGAGATCGCATATCTCTTGCCGGGGAATCCACCGATTTCTGGCGATCTGAAGTTCGACATTCGAGTACAGGGCAAGCCGCGGCAGCTGGATATCGACGGTAATCTTATTCTTGATAATGGGAATTATGCGATCAAGGATGTACTGTTCGATTCCGTATCTGGCCGGTTCCTTTTCAGAAACGGTCTGGTCACTTGTGAAACTTTTTCGGGAAAAATCAACAATGGACGTTTCGAGGTAAATGGTTTTGCAGATGTGTCACACGGTCGCCTCGACACTGCGTTGATTAAGATCGACCTCAAGCGCATCGATTTCGCTAACAAGGATTTCGGTCGTATACTTGTTGATGCAGATATGCGAGCCGATGGCCGGAGAGATTCCTTGCGGATCAACGGTGAAATAACCTTAGTAGAAGGTGTTTACGACGCTCCCATGAAACTTCAGAAAATAGTGGGTCTTCTCACTGCGGCGAACCGTCCAGTGCCGCAGCAGCCCGAAATATCGAGAAGGATCTATTGCGACATCGGTATTACAGTACCAGACAGTATTACAGTTGCTAACAACGTGGCCAATCTTTCGGCAAAGGCTGATCTTCAGTTGAAAGGGTATCTATCGAGGCTAAACGCGTACGGTACGATCACTTCGGTCGGACAGGGTACCATTCAATATCTTGGCAAGAAGTTCAACATTGTCAGCGCGGTAATACAGTTTGATGATCCATATAAGCTGGATCCTGTTATTGACCTTGTTGCGACTTCGACCATCGCGGCGGCCGATGGTGATTATGAAATATACCTTGTGCTGAACGGTACGGTCAGTACCTGGCAGCTCGAGTTGAGTTCAAGTCCCCCACTACCGCAGCAGGATATCGTGAGCCTTTTGCTTATCGGGCAGCGCCGGCCCGGCGGAGTCGGCAGCACGGTCAAGGATATCGATCTGAAAGGCAAGGCAAAGAACTACGCTCTCGATGCAGTGCGTTATGGAATTGAAAAGTCGGGCGAAAGGTTATTGGGCCTGGATAAATTTACAGTAACCGGTGAGCTGGATAATCCTTCATCTGTACGGATCGGAATTGAGAAGAGCATAACGAAAGGCTTCACGTTCCTTTACACGACGGGCATAGAATCATGGGAATTGCATCAGGTTGGCGCGAGTTACGACATTACCGATCATATCTCTGTATTCACGCTGTATGACCAGGAGAACCTCAACACCAGCGTGGATCTGGATTTTCACTTCAAGCTGAAATGATAGGTTTCATCTTTCTCCTTTTGTGCGGCGGTGAATTTCATGTGACGGCGATCGATTTCAGCGGCAATGAATATCACAATGCATCAACGATCAAGAAGATCATGCTGACCAAAACGAAAGGTTTGTTCCGCAAAGGTATTTTCAACGATGATGTATTTAGGGGGGATTTAGATGCAATCGAGAATCTTTATGTCTATGATGGATTCCTTGATATAGTTGTCGGTCACGAATTACATTATGATAGCGCCAATAATGGGATCGCTGTCTCGATAGAAATCAATGAGGGCAGGCAGAGTTTTGTGAAGAGCATAAATTTCGGCGGCAACACCGTGTTTCAAGCAGAGTCTCTGGCGAAACTGCTTGTGATTGAACGCGGTAACATTTTCGATCCACGGAAGGTCGACGTCGACAATTATATCATCAGATACTCTTATGACGATATAGGATATGCCGATGTTGAGGTTGAGTCCGACTTCCAACGCGAGGGCGATAGTATCTCCGTGCGGCATCTTATTAGTGAGGGTGCGGTACAATTCGTTGGGGACATGGAGATTGTGGGTTTGGAACGGACGCGCGAATCAGTCGTGCGCCGGGAACTCAGGATCAGTGACGGCGATTTATTCCGTTATGCAAGAATACTGGAAGGCGAACGCAGACTCTACAGGCTGGGCATATTTTCAACGATCAGAACCCAGATTGAAGCTGCAAAGACCGAAAATCACAAGGATATCCGCTTCATACTGAGTGAAAGGAAACGTATCAGCATGAACTTTCGTGTCGGTTACGGCACGAGAGATAGGATAAGATTAGGAGTTGGCGTTGCGCACAACAATATGTTCGGCAGGGCTTGGCAGGGTAGGATCGACAGCAAGTTAAGCTTCGTTGAACAAAGAGTCAGTGCGCAAGTGACATTTCCGAGATCGATTCTTCTTCCGGGTGATTTTGGCCTCGCGTTTTTCTTCAGGCGATTAGAGGAAATTGGTTATGAAACACAGTCGCTCGGCGGAAATATTTCCACGCGATTTCTGCTCGATGCAAGTGAAATATCTGCGAAGTATGAAGTCGAGCGGATTAGGACCTATTACCTCGCAGAAGACAGCGTGGAGCGCGACCTGCTCCACGGTTTTGTCGTCGGATGGCTGAGAGACAAGCGAGATAATCCATTCTATACCACAAAGGGCAGCTATCTCGGAGCAAACCTTGAGATCAATGGTGTCGTTCTGCCCTCAGACATTGATTATCTGAGACCGACAATGCAGATGCGTTTTTACCGACCCTTTATCGGGTTGATTCTTGCAGCGGCTTTCAAAGCGGGAATGGTGAAACCCGTTGCGCCAACGGTCAATGTCCCTGTTTACAAACGTTTCTATTGCGGCGGGACATCTTCGGTACGGGGCTATCCGGAGCGGGGGATCGGCCCCGTCGATGAGAATGATAATCCTTTGGGGGGTAGATTCCTCGGTGAGATTTCAGCCGAAGTACGCTTTCCTATATACAAGGTCTTGGGGGGTGTTCTGTTCGTGGACGGAGGAAATATCTGGCAGAACCAGGAGGAGATAGATACAGACCTGCGGTGGGGCGTAGGCGTCGGATTGCGACTCAAAAGTTTCCTGGGTAGTATCAGACTCGATTACGGATTCAAACTTGCCCGTGAAGAAGACGAGTCGGTGGGTGTACTACACTTCGCGATTGGCGAAGCATTCTGATGGTCTCATAAATCATCACGCAATTGCTGCAAACCGAGCAACAGATTGTTTTTTTTGTCGAACCATTTCTTGACAATTCGTGAAAAACGAATATGATAAGCTGTTCCAAAAAACGGTTGAATAACAAAATGCCAGACATTATATGCGAGATAGAGATAGTTAGGAGGCTTTATCGGAAGTTTTTCACAGACAGACCGTCAGAATACTCATCCCTTTGACCAATTCATAAAATCAGATCTGTTAGTCAATGCCTGGTGCCCGGGTTGTGGGATCGGCACCACGGTTAATGCCTTTTTCCAGGGTGTACGGAGGGCCGGGATCACTCCGCAGGACATCCTTGTGCTCAGTGGATTGGGGTGTACCGGGAAGATCATATCATCGATCAACCTGGAGGGTATCCAGACGATCGAAGTTTTGTCTGTTGAACGTGCGGCAGTCGAGAAAAAATCCTCGCCCGGGAAACAAATTGTGGTGTTTCTGAATGATGCCGACCTCATTGCACACGGGGTCGATGGATTTATTGAGACGGCGCGCGCTGCTCCCGATATCTTGGTTATTTACATCAACAGCCTGGTATATTCCATCGCCCAGTGTCTGCCTGTTTCACAGGCAGCAGGACATTCCGTTTACGAGAGTCGCGAGTTGCCGTATAATATTCCGTACCTGGCGATGTCATGTGGCGCTCACTATGTTGCGAGGTGGACGTCGCTGCATACGAGGAGGTTGACATTTTCTATCGCCGATGCTCTGAGAATCAAGAAGTTGTCGGTCATTGAGGTAATATCGCCATGTCTGATGTACTACGCAAAGCTTCACCCGGTCAATACGTCCCTTGAGCGTGCAGCACACCTGGCGAGGTCAATATTGAATCACGGTGAACTCGTGGAAAATCTCGATGTAAGACGAAGCGACGAGATCATCATGGGTATTTTCAAGAACCCGAAATAATGGAGAGTAATATCCTGGAGAGAACGCATCCGATCGATGACATACTTTGTACTGACCGCCTGCCATCGGTGTGGTGTCCCGGATGCAGTATAGGAACTGTAGTATATTCGTT contains:
- a CDS encoding translocation/assembly module TamB domain-containing protein; the protein is MKKLFLIPIVLVTLPIILFIAAGTPFVLDFVRQKIEATVGDNLGIPMRIGSVSGNLFFVLRARDIEAQGLGRVDEIRIVYNPFGLLSRHVDIRSLRIDGIELDVDRLADVMSNLPRKTDSLPSKSSPLRIQIEKFSIANGGLSVSLGQTSLNVVLSSRGMVLHDRLIVDSLHIETKRSVAILKGVVPLVKAGDLDVAFDIDLAAEDLGVPALTGDLTSTGTIKGKFSSPMIAATTRVGARILENNVMGVIDVAWHLPHFDSLEVKGDLRLNTATLQKGMSGYDTWDAKVLLERTQVSAEVLSRYGNLQARGMLKGEVSRPQFEGAVSGRFDYRGFKPSFEGQVYYGDDILKFTHFKLASRRVTMALGARYNHRTKRITDTELSIYCNDLGVARSIIDAPEDISGELWLDVDVSGTIENPDVVARLRLSELVAFGEVVTSARLHASMKNNVARLDSGTIQSARGLIDLQGHYDLRREDFALQLNSDRLAFDAPGVFGTDTLLLGGTVRLDVVFSGDIRNPRGQGEIALIEVVYDTMPLGTYSLEFTLVDTTVRLSLANEQKSLTLAAEALLNSELPFNASAEIRHFVVDRFVSPAFGYVTAGMTARGYLSDLARTAIALRVDTVELTFENNRLHNIEPVVVDMEDGMIKLHAFTLGLAGQTIHLQGIMPVDFETAAMDISGKSSNILLSEIAYLLPGNPPISGDLKFDIRVQGKPRQLDIDGNLILDNGNYAIKDVLFDSVSGRFLFRNGLVTCETFSGKINNGRFEVNGFADVSHGRLDTALIKIDLKRIDFANKDFGRILVDADMRADGRRDSLRINGEITLVEGVYDAPMKLQKIVGLLTAANRPVPQQPEISRRIYCDIGITVPDSITVANNVANLSAKADLQLKGYLSRLNAYGTITSVGQGTIQYLGKKFNIVSAVIQFDDPYKLDPVIDLVATSTIAAADGDYEIYLVLNGTVSTWQLELSSSPPLPQQDIVSLLLIGQRRPGGVGSTVKDIDLKGKAKNYALDAVRYGIEKSGERLLGLDKFTVTGELDNPSSVRIGIEKSITKGFTFLYTTGIESWELHQVGASYDITDHISVFTLYDQENLNTSVDLDFHFKLK
- the bamA gene encoding outer membrane protein assembly factor BamA; the encoded protein is MIGFIFLLLCGGEFHVTAIDFSGNEYHNASTIKKIMLTKTKGLFRKGIFNDDVFRGDLDAIENLYVYDGFLDIVVGHELHYDSANNGIAVSIEINEGRQSFVKSINFGGNTVFQAESLAKLLVIERGNIFDPRKVDVDNYIIRYSYDDIGYADVEVESDFQREGDSISVRHLISEGAVQFVGDMEIVGLERTRESVVRRELRISDGDLFRYARILEGERRLYRLGIFSTIRTQIEAAKTENHKDIRFILSERKRISMNFRVGYGTRDRIRLGVGVAHNNMFGRAWQGRIDSKLSFVEQRVSAQVTFPRSILLPGDFGLAFFFRRLEEIGYETQSLGGNISTRFLLDASEISAKYEVERIRTYYLAEDSVERDLLHGFVVGWLRDKRDNPFYTTKGSYLGANLEINGVVLPSDIDYLRPTMQMRFYRPFIGLILAAAFKAGMVKPVAPTVNVPVYKRFYCGGTSSVRGYPERGIGPVDENDNPLGGRFLGEISAEVRFPIYKVLGGVLFVDGGNIWQNQEEIDTDLRWGVGVGLRLKSFLGSIRLDYGFKLAREEDESVGVLHFAIGEAF
- a CDS encoding thiamine pyrophosphate-dependent enzyme yields the protein MLSGLGCTGKIISSINLEGIQTIEVLSVERAAVEKKSSPGKQIVVFLNDADLIAHGVDGFIETARAAPDILVIYINSLVYSIAQCLPVSQAAGHSVYESRELPYNIPYLAMSCGAHYVARWTSLHTRRLTFSIADALRIKKLSVIEVISPCLMYYAKLHPVNTSLERAAHLARSILNHGELVENLDVRRSDEIIMGIFKNPK